The genomic interval GTGCGCGAAGCCTGCACCTTGCACAGCGCGGTGAGGGCGAAGTCCAGCTTGTCCTGCTGATAGGCCCAGACCAGCTGATCCACCAGCGCCTGGCTGGCGCTGACATGGCGCACCATTTCGGCGAACTTGTGGCGGATCACCTGGTTCTTGATCAGCGGCTTGCCGAAGGTCACGCGCTGCTTCGCCCATTCGTGCGCCTCGTCGATGGCGCAGCGGGCAAAGGCCAGCATGCTGGCGGCCATGCCGATGCGCTCGACATTGAGGTTGTGCACCACCGCCAGAAAACCGTTGTCCTCCGGGCCGATGATGTTCTCCAGCGGAATCTCGACATCGTCGAAGTAGAGCGCGGCGGTGTCCGACATGTGCCAGCCCATCTTGTCGAGCTTGGTCTGGGTGAAACCCTTGCGCCCTTTTTCGACCAGGAACAGCGCCAGGCCGTCCGGCCCCGGTCCGCCGGCGCGCGCCACCACGGTGTAGTAGTCGGCGCGCATGCCGCCGCTGATGAACATTTTCGCGCCGTTGAGCACCCAGCGGTCGCCGCGCTTCTCGGCGCGCGTCTGGATCGCCGAAACGTCGGAGCCGCCCGAAGGCTCGGTGATGCAGATCGACATCAGCTTGCGTCCGGCCAGCACGTCGGGCGCGATGCGCTGCTTCATCTCCGCCGTGCCGAGTTTGATGATGGGGGTGAGCGCCACGCTGTGGATCATCAGCGCCGGCTGCAGGCCGCTGGCGCCGGTCTTCGCCAGTTCCTCGGTGGCGACCAGGCCGTGGAACATGTCCACGCCCTGCGAAATGCCGCCGTACTCCTCGGGAAAGCCCTGCTGCAAAAGACCGATTTCGGCGGCCTTGAGATGCACGTCTCGCGGCACTTCGCCGGCCGCTTCCCAGGCCTCGACGTGCGGCGCGATTTCCCTGGCCACGAAGCGGCGCACCGTCTGCGCCCATTCCTCGTGGCTGTCGTTGTAATAGGGCGAATTGGCGCGCCAGTCATCGAACAGTGCCATGGTGATCCTTGTCGTAGAAATAGTGATGAATCGGAGGGAAGTGGCCGGCGTCAGGCTGACCAGGGATTGATGAGATCCACCGGCAAGCCGGCAAAATCCCTGACATTGCGGGTCACCAGCACCAGGTCATGCGCCAGCGCCGTCGCGGCCAGCAGGCTGTCGATGGCAGGTAATGGCCTGCCCGCAGCGGCCAGCAAGCGTCCCCAGCGGTCGGCAACGCGCACATCCACAGGCAGGATGCGATTGTAAAAATAAGCCGACACTTCTGTTTCCAGCCAGTCCAGCAGCGCATAGTGTTTCGCCTCGCCGGGCAGGGACTCGATGCCCTTGCGTATTTCGCCCACGGTCAAGGCGCTGAGGTACAGGGTATCCGCCGGCCGCTGGGTGAACCACGCCACGACGCCCGCATCGGGCCGCTTGCGCCGCAGCTCGGACAGCACGTTGGTATCGATGAGATAACTCAAAACACCACGTTCCGCGTCAAGCTCGTGTCGCGTTCAAACTCAAGGTCATCCAGACCATGCAGCGGCGAATTGCGCATGAAGTCCACCAGCGAGACATCCGTCCGCGCCAACTGGTCATACAGCTCGCGCGAAACCACGACGGCGGTTGGGCGGCCATGCAGCGTAATTTCCTGCGGCCCCTGGCTTTGCGCCTGTTTCACCAATTCGGAAAACTGCGCCTTGGCTTCCTGAATTTGCCATATAGACATTGTTTTCTCCAAAATTCTGACTAGACAGGTCAGATTTTAGTCGCCTTGGGGGAAAAATCAAACCACGCCCTTTGCACGCAGCGCGGCGATTTCCTCCGCGCCGTAACCCAGCGCCGAGAGGATCTCGTCGTTGTGCTCGCCCAGCAGCGGGGGCGGGCAGGCAATGCTGAATTCAAAATCCGTCATCTTCAGCGGGAATGCGTACTGCCGGTATGCGCTGCCGTCTCCATCGGGGCGATGGCCGCTGACGATCATGCCGCGCGCCCGGGTGTGCGGATGCTCGATGACTTCGTCGAGGCGCAGCACCGGCGTGGCGCAGCCGTCGACGTTTTCCAGCAGTGCGCTCCATTCGGCCAGACTGCGGCTTCCGACCAGTTCGGCGATGACGGCCTTGGCGGCCGGCGCCTCGTCGCCCAACGCCCAGCCTTGATCGATCAGATCGGGCCGCCCCGCGGCCGTGCAGAAGTTCTGCCAGAACTGCGGCTCGATGGCGCCCAGCGCCAGATGACGGCCATCGGCGGTTTCATACACGCCATAGCAGGGCAGGCGTCCCGTCGTGTAGTCGTCGCCGCGCGGCAGCGGCCGACCCGCGCCGTAGCTCTCGACGGCGGCGAGCGGCATGATGGCGTGCGCCATGGCGCAGTCGGTCATGGCGACGTCGACGTGGCGTCCGCGGCCGCTGCGCTGCGCGTCGAACAGCGCAGCGAGGATGCCCATCGCCGCCGACAGCACGCCGCCGCCCAGATCCGCTGCCTGGAAGTTGCCCGGCGCTGGCGGGCCGCCGGCCGCGCCGCTCTGTTCGAGGATGCCCGAGTGGCATTGATAGTTGATGTCATGGCCGCCCTTGGCCGCATACGGCCCGTTCTGGCCGTAGCCGGTGATCGAGCAGTAAACGATCTTCGGATTGATGGCGGCGAGCGTTGCGTAGTCCATGCCCAGTCGCGCCATCACGCCGGGGCGGAAGCCCTCGACGACGACGTCGGCATCCTCGGCCAGCTTGTGCACCAGCGCCTGGCCCTCGGGCTGGCGCAGATCGACGGATAGCGAGCGCTTGTTGCGGTTGGCGAGCAGGAACAGCAGCGGCAGCTCGCCGGTCGGCGACGGCCGCGCCGCATCGCCCGTGGCGCGGTTCTCGATCTTCAGCACCTCGGCGCCCATGTCGGCCAGATGCTGGGTGCACAGCGGCCCGGGCAGCAGTTGCGAGAAATCGAGGACGCGAACGCCGGCAAGCGGTTTGCTCATGATGAGTCTGGAGGGATCTGGCAAAGACCGGAAAATAGCCGGAATCAGGGCGAGTGTCACCCCTCACGCTTCACCCTTTATCCTTCACGCATCACTCCTCATCGAGCAAAGCGCCCGGCCCGGTAGTCGGCAAAGGCCTGGCGGATTTCCTCCGCGCTGTTCATGACGAAAGGGCCGTGCTGGACGATGGGTTCGCGCAGCGGCCGGCCGGCGATGAGCAGCAGACGGCTGTCCTGGTCAGGCCGCGCGGCAATGCTCACGCCATCGGCCGCCGGGTCGTTTTCGAGAATGGCCAGTTGCCCGGCTTCCAGGGCGTCTTCGCCTTTGTCTCCGGCCACGCTCACGGCGCCGCGATAGACGTGGAGGAAGGCGTTGTGCGCAGGCGGCAGCGGTTGGCTGTAACTGGCCCCGGCCGGCAGATGCACGTCCAGGTACAGCGGCTCGGTATGCGGGCGCAGCACCGCGCCTTGCAGGCCGTGGCTGCGGCCGGCGACGAGACGCACGCGCGCGCCGTCCGGTGTGGTGAATTCCGGAATTTCGCTGGCGGCGATGTCGCGGTAGCCTGGCGCCGTCAGCTTGTCTCGCGCAGGCAGGTTGAGCCAGAGCTGGAAGCCTTCCATGCGGCCATCTGCCTGCTCGGGCATTTCCGAATGGATCACGCCGCGCCCGGCCGTCATCCATTGCACGCCGCCGCTGTCGAGCAGGCCTTCGTGGCCGGCGCTGTCGCGATGGCGCATGCGGCCCTGGATCATATAAGTGATGGTCTCGAAACCGCGATGCGGATGATCGGGAAAACCGGCGATGTAATCCTGCGGGTCATCGCTGCGAAAGGCATCCAGCAGCAAAAATGGATCGAGGCGCTGCTGCAGATCCTGGGTGAGCAGGCGCTGGATGCGCACGCCGGCGCCGTCCATGACTTCGCGGCCCGGGACGATGCGGGTGATCCGGCGCGAGCGCTCGACGCTGGCCGTGGTGACCGGGACGGTTGCAGGGCTGGTCATGGCAATCTCCAAAATCATGCGGCGGTGGAAATGGCTGCCGGTGAAATCCGTGCAATCCGGAAATGCGGATGGCTGCGGATCTCCGCCAATGCCTGCGCCTGTGCGGCCTGTGCGGCTTCGGCGCCCATGGACTGGGCTTCGGCGTAGAAGCAATGGACGTCCGTCATACCGAGAAAGCCCAGCATGGTTTTCAGCCAGGCGAGCTGGGTATCGTTCTGCGTATCGCGATAGATGCCGCCGCGCGCCAGGGCCAGATGCACCTGCTTGTTTTTCAGCAGCCCTTCCGGCCCTTGTTCGGTATAGCGGAAAGTCGTGCCGGCGCGGGCGACGGCGTCGAACCAGTTTTTCAACTGGCTGGGAATGGCGAAGTTGTACATCGGCACGCCCAGCACCAGCACGTCGGCGGCCTGGACTTCGGCGATCAGCCGGTCGTCGAGCGCGACGCGCGCGGCCTGCTGCGGGCTGCGCTCGGCGGCAGCGGTGGCGAGCGCCAGCAGGGCGCTTTCATCCAGCGCCGGATGGGGCGTTTGCGCCAGGTCGCGCAGGGTCAGGCGGGCTGGCGGCAGACCTTCGGCTTGACGCAGCGCCTGCAGGCGCTCGACGATGGCCGAGGCCAGGCGGCTGGATTGCGACTCGCCGGCGCGAATGCTGGCGTTGATTTGCAGGATGTTCATGTGCGTGTCCTCTGGTGTCGTGGAAAAGACGGTGATGTGTAATGTGTGACGGGACGTACTATGGCTCACGACAAAAATGAACAGAAGCCCGGAAATTGGATAAGATCGTTCCATGAATGAAACAATCGATATCGATGCCAACGATCTGCTGCTGTTTGCCCGCATCGTCGAGGCCGGCAGTCTGAGCCAAGCGGCGGCGCGCCACGGTTTGCCGAAAGCCACCGTTTCGCGCCGCCTGAATGCGCTTGAAAACCGGCTGGGCGAACGCCTGCTGCAACGCACGACGCGTCGCCTGGTGCTGACCGAGTTCGGCAGCCGCCTGCTCGAGCATGGCCGCCAGATCGATGAGGAAGTGGCGGCTGCAGCCGCGCTGGCCGCGCATCGCCAGGCCGCGCCGAGCGGCCGCTTGCGCGTCTCGCTGCCCGGCGACTTCGCCAATCTGGCGCTGACCGGGATGCTGGCGCAGTTCCTTGCCGACTTTCCCGAGGTCAGTCTCGAACTCGACCTGTCGCCGCGCCGCGTCGATCTGCTCGCCGAAAGCTACGATCTGGCGATCCGCATGGGTGAGTTGAACGAGGAAGCGAGTTTGGCCGCGCGGCGGCTGGCCAGTCTGCCGGCCGGCCTGTATGCCGCGCCGGAATATCTCGCCCTGCGGGGTTTGCCGGAGGCGCCGCAGTTCCTGCTGCAGCATGCGGCGCTGACGCTTTCCGGGCGTCAGGGCAGGCCGCTGGCCTGGCAACTGCTGCGCGGCAAGGAGCGCTGGGAAGGCTTGCCGCCGCTGCGCAGTTGCGCCAATTCGCCCGAGTTGCTGGTCAGGCTGGCCAGCGCGGGAGCCGGCATCGCCGCCGCCGTCGAGCTGTTTGCCGCCCCGCTGGTGCGCGAAGGGCGGCTGGTGCGGGTGTTGCCCGAATGGCATCTGCCGCCGGTCAGCGCCTGGGCGGTATTTCCCGGGCGGCGGCTGATGCCGCAGAAGACGCGGGCCTTTCTCGATCGCCTGACGCAAACCCTGGCCCAGCCGCGCGGCTGGTAGCCGCCGCCAGCGGCTGATGTCCGGCTTATGCCTCTGAACTCAAGGCTTCCAGCCGTCCGACGGCATCGGCGTATTCATCGATCAGCCGATAGACCACGTCCTTGCTGGATTCGATCTGCTTGATCTGGCCGATCACCTGGCCGCAGGGATTGAACAACACTTTCTGCGTATCGGCCACGCCGGCGTAGCGGTGGGTGCGGCGGATGGCGTCGGCGCTGACCAGACCCTGCAGCGGCATGCCCAGCGGCTTGGGATTTTCCGGTTGCTCCCAGGCTTCGGTCCAGTCGTTGCGGATCATGCGGCAGGGCTTGCCGGTCCAGGCGCGCGAGCGCACCGTGTCTTCGGAAGTGGCGCGCAGCAGGTCTTCCTTTTGCGCCGGTTCGTTGTCGGCCTCGGTGACGGTGAGCCACAGCGAGCCGGTCCACACCCCGGCGCAGCCGAGCGCCAGCGCGGCGGCCACTTGGCGGCCGTTGCCCACGCCGCCGGCGGCGAGTACCGGCGTGGGCGCCAGCGCATCGACCATCTGCGGCCAGAGCACGATGGAGCCGATTTCGCCGCAGTGGCCGCCGCCTTCGCCGCCCTGGGCGATGACGATGTCCACGCCGGCTTCCTTGTGCCTGATCCCCTGCTTGACCTTGCCGCACAGCGCGGCCACCAGCCGCCCGCTGGCGTGGATTTCATCGATCACTTCCTGCGGCGGCGTGCCCAGCGCATTGGCCACCA from Sterolibacterium denitrificans carries:
- a CDS encoding acyl-CoA dehydrogenase family protein — translated: MALFDDWRANSPYYNDSHEEWAQTVRRFVAREIAPHVEAWEAAGEVPRDVHLKAAEIGLLQQGFPEEYGGISQGVDMFHGLVATEELAKTGASGLQPALMIHSVALTPIIKLGTAEMKQRIAPDVLAGRKLMSICITEPSGGSDVSAIQTRAEKRGDRWVLNGAKMFISGGMRADYYTVVARAGGPGPDGLALFLVEKGRKGFTQTKLDKMGWHMSDTAALYFDDVEIPLENIIGPEDNGFLAVVHNLNVERIGMAASMLAFARCAIDEAHEWAKQRVTFGKPLIKNQVIRHKFAEMVRHVSASQALVDQLVWAYQQDKLDFALTALCKVQASRTLDFCARECAQILGGASFIKGVKIERIYRDVRAHVVGGGSEEILLDFAARQLGYA
- a CDS encoding type II toxin-antitoxin system VapC family toxin — encoded protein: MSYLIDTNVLSELRRKRPDAGVVAWFTQRPADTLYLSALTVGEIRKGIESLPGEAKHYALLDWLETEVSAYFYNRILPVDVRVADRWGRLLAAAGRPLPAIDSLLAATALAHDLVLVTRNVRDFAGLPVDLINPWSA
- a CDS encoding type II toxin-antitoxin system Phd/YefM family antitoxin, giving the protein MSIWQIQEAKAQFSELVKQAQSQGPQEITLHGRPTAVVVSRELYDQLARTDVSLVDFMRNSPLHGLDDLEFERDTSLTRNVVF
- a CDS encoding CaiB/BaiF CoA transferase family protein, producing MSKPLAGVRVLDFSQLLPGPLCTQHLADMGAEVLKIENRATGDAARPSPTGELPLLFLLANRNKRSLSVDLRQPEGQALVHKLAEDADVVVEGFRPGVMARLGMDYATLAAINPKIVYCSITGYGQNGPYAAKGGHDINYQCHSGILEQSGAAGGPPAPGNFQAADLGGGVLSAAMGILAALFDAQRSGRGRHVDVAMTDCAMAHAIMPLAAVESYGAGRPLPRGDDYTTGRLPCYGVYETADGRHLALGAIEPQFWQNFCTAAGRPDLIDQGWALGDEAPAAKAVIAELVGSRSLAEWSALLENVDGCATPVLRLDEVIEHPHTRARGMIVSGHRPDGDGSAYRQYAFPLKMTDFEFSIACPPPLLGEHNDEILSALGYGAEEIAALRAKGVV
- a CDS encoding pirin family protein, yielding MTSPATVPVTTASVERSRRITRIVPGREVMDGAGVRIQRLLTQDLQQRLDPFLLLDAFRSDDPQDYIAGFPDHPHRGFETITYMIQGRMRHRDSAGHEGLLDSGGVQWMTAGRGVIHSEMPEQADGRMEGFQLWLNLPARDKLTAPGYRDIAASEIPEFTTPDGARVRLVAGRSHGLQGAVLRPHTEPLYLDVHLPAGASYSQPLPPAHNAFLHVYRGAVSVAGDKGEDALEAGQLAILENDPAADGVSIAARPDQDSRLLLIAGRPLREPIVQHGPFVMNSAEEIRQAFADYRAGRFAR
- a CDS encoding FMN-dependent NADH-azoreductase: MNILQINASIRAGESQSSRLASAIVERLQALRQAEGLPPARLTLRDLAQTPHPALDESALLALATAAAERSPQQAARVALDDRLIAEVQAADVLVLGVPMYNFAIPSQLKNWFDAVARAGTTFRYTEQGPEGLLKNKQVHLALARGGIYRDTQNDTQLAWLKTMLGFLGMTDVHCFYAEAQSMGAEAAQAAQAQALAEIRSHPHFRIARISPAAISTAA
- a CDS encoding LysR family transcriptional regulator, whose translation is MNETIDIDANDLLLFARIVEAGSLSQAAARHGLPKATVSRRLNALENRLGERLLQRTTRRLVLTEFGSRLLEHGRQIDEEVAAAAALAAHRQAAPSGRLRVSLPGDFANLALTGMLAQFLADFPEVSLELDLSPRRVDLLAESYDLAIRMGELNEEASLAARRLASLPAGLYAAPEYLALRGLPEAPQFLLQHAALTLSGRQGRPLAWQLLRGKERWEGLPPLRSCANSPELLVRLASAGAGIAAAVELFAAPLVREGRLVRVLPEWHLPPVSAWAVFPGRRLMPQKTRAFLDRLTQTLAQPRGW
- a CDS encoding nitronate monooxygenase, which translates into the protein MRTPICDLLGIDAPIFAFTHCRDVVVEVSKAGGFGVLGLVGFPPERIKEELDWIDARIGDKPYGIDIVIPQKYEGMDADMEPAQLEAMLQSMVPQGHRDFAARLLREHGTPEWPAGEPDMGLLGWTEATARPMLEEALRHPKVRLVANALGTPPQEVIDEIHASGRLVAALCGKVKQGIRHKEAGVDIVIAQGGEGGGHCGEIGSIVLWPQMVDALAPTPVLAAGGVGNGRQVAAALALGCAGVWTGSLWLTVTEADNEPAQKEDLLRATSEDTVRSRAWTGKPCRMIRNDWTEAWEQPENPKPLGMPLQGLVSADAIRRTHRYAGVADTQKVLFNPCGQVIGQIKQIESSKDVVYRLIDEYADAVGRLEALSSEA